The window acacgactgaacgacttcactttcacttttcactttcatgcattggagaaggaaatggcaacctactccagtgttcttgcctggagaatcccagggacgggggatcctggtgggctgctgtctatggggtcgcacagagttggacacgactgaagtgacttagcagcagggaagtaagatcccacatgctgcttggCATAGCCGTAAAAAATAAAGTGTAGAAATCCATATGTTTAATGGAATCACTctactgtacaccttaaactaacacatttttaaatcaattatacttagATAaggaggttccctggtggctcagtaaagaatttgcctgcagtgcatgagacctgggtttgatccctgaatcgggaagaccccctggagaagggaatggcaacccactccagtattcttgcctggagagttccatggacagaggagcctggtgggctacagttgatggggtcacaaagagtcagacaccgcagagagactaacactttcatacttaaataaaatttaaatagttatatatataaaataaataaacagtacaAATCCCACAGCTGTGTGATGGTCACGTGCCCCTCTCCGTTTGACTGAGGCTTCTTGGGGGACTGTGTTTCAGGCATTCACTTCACTCATTTGTTCACCACTGCCCTGGGGACATGATGGTGACGGGGGAGATTGGTATACGGTCTGGTGGAGGTAGGGGAATACTTGCCAACAAGTCTCTTGAGCACTCACGTGTGCTGGGTGCAGAGCCTCTGGTGGGTGGCTGTGTCAGGGGTGGCACGGGGCTGGGAGACAGATACATAGTTATCCTCTGGATTGAGTTAATCACAGCACAAGGCATTCCCCACtcccttgttcagtcactcagttgtgtccgactctttgcgaccccatggactgcagcacgccaggcctccctgtccatcaccatctcctagagcttgctcagactcatgtccatcaagtcggtgatgccatccaaccatctcatcctctgtcgtccccgtctcctcctgccttcaatctttcccagcatcagggtcttttccaatgagttgggtcttcgcatcaggtagccaaagtactggaacttcagcttcagcatcagtccttccactaagtatttcctttaggattgactggtttgatctccttgctgtccaagggactctcaagagtcttctccaacaccagagttcaaaagcatcaattcttcagcactcaacatatatggtccaattctcacatccgtacatgactattgaaaaaaccatagttttgacttgactgacatttgttggcaaagtaatgtctctactttttaatatgctgtctaggttggccacttttcttccaaggagcaagagtcctttaatttcatgactgcagtcactatctgcagtgattttggagcccaaataaattctttcactgtctccattgtttccccaacgaTTTGCCATGGGACTGAAtttcatgatcttagctttttgaatgttgagttgtaagccagctttttcctctttcaccttcaataagcagctctttagttcctcttcgctttctgccatcagggctCTTCAGCTCCTCCGCACTCCCTGCCATGGGGCTCACGCTAACTGATGAGTTAGCGTGACACGCAGCTCCTTCTGTTTCAGGGAGCCCTGTGGTCCCACCATTCCTCTCCGATGAGAGCCAAGTGCAGCAGGAGGGGTGAAGAGAGGGGACTGTagatttctgctttttcttaGCTGCAGGGACTGAAGGCCATGCAGCCAGGGGAGACAGGCAGTCCACCCGGGACCTTTCACCTCAGGGACCTCACCGGCCAGTGAGCACAACCCAGTCTGGGCAGCAGAACTGACTGATGGTCAGACTGGTAGGCCCACTTTGGGAGGAACCCAGGGCGTCCCTTGGGTGGACACGCTGATGAGCCTTCACCTGGCAGACCTGCCTTGTGAGTCCACTACACGATGGCCTCCGTCAGACAGGGCATGCCCGTGTCTCCACCATCGCACTCGCTGATGAGGAAAGAACCAGAGCTCTCATTAGACTGGGTGGTGCCTGCAAGCAAGAGCCATCACCCCACCAGACGGGGTGTTCCCCAGAAGGAAGGGATTATGTCACCCCCCCAGGGCAGGGGCCGAGCTAGCTTGTGCCTCTTCCCCGCCCAGCTCGAGCCCAGGCCCGCACCCGGCTTCATGCTGAGCCCCCAGGTCCTCTGGCTGGGGGGCCACCAGCCTGGCCACAGCCCTGGGTGGAGCCAGACCCTGGCTGCAAAGGGCACTGAAGCAGCTGGCACGTGGGCGTGGGAGGTGCTGCTCAGGACAGTGGGGAGGGGGGCCTGAGCCCAACAGGGTGGTGCTGTCCCCACGGACAAGGCGCTGGACCCCCAGCCAAGGGCACAGCCTCTGACGGCCGCAGGGGGCAGCCTGTGCAGAGAGCGGCCGCACGCGGATGGAACTGCTTCTGGCCCCAGGCCCCGGGCACGCTGCTTAGCTCTTCCGAGCCTGTtttcccatctggaaaatggCCACGATGGCCGCACCTCCCTCCGAGGGGGTTGTGGGGAGCGAGAGGGCACGGCCCGGCCCCCCACACAGCGTGTGCTCAGCAAATATCAGCTGCAGGCCCGTCCAGGATGGAGCTGAGGTGACGGGGCCCCCTAGCCCCAGAGCCCAGCTGAACCTCAGAAGGGGCTCCCCAGACCCCagttccctcctcctctcccctccaccaccaccccagccaaATCCAGCGGCCTGCCACGAGCCTGGGCATCCGGCCCAGCCCCCACCACCATCCTCACCCAGACTCCCATGCCCGGCCTTTGCACACACTGTTCCCTTGTCTGCTCCAGGGccactcctccaggaagccttccccgaTTGCCTCCTCATTCCTCCAGCAGTTTGTATCTTCTGGCCGCATTCCTTCCCTCCAAGCCCGGCAACCATCTCCCCTCCTTGAGGGTGAGGACCAGAGTTGGTCCACCCCAGGTGCCCAGCACAGCCTGGGCCAGGGTGGAGAGGAGAACTGCCTTTGGCAAATATTTGTGGCACCAGACTGTGCTGGGCATCCTCTGAGGCTGGAGAAGGAAGATGCTGAGAGACAGGCTCACACTGGGGCCCGCCTCCTCCCTACCAGTCTTCGCCCTCACCTGGCACCTCCCACCCCAATGGCTCCTGGGACCTGGGCGGGCCAGGGCGCGGTGTGTGGAGCCAGCACAGAGGGGAGCTTTGTCCCCAGGCCCCCGCGGGGTTGCAGCCAGGAGGAGGTGGACTCAGGTCAGGGTATGGGAGACACACCGAGGCTGGGGCAGAGGGGCTAGAGCTCCGAGCTAAGCCCAGCCCTCCTCTCCACCCTTCCCGCCTGCAACACCCTTACTTCCCCAGGGTTATCTCCTGCTCACCCTTCTGccgtgtcacctcctccaggaaggtcTCCCCGATTTCCAGGAGAATCTGATTGTCCTCCTCCATCATCAAAAAATGACCAAAGCTAACCTTCATGGAGCTTTTACTGCCGCCAGACTTGGGGTAACCTCCATAACCACACCATTTtatttactccttagaaggacaCATGAAGTGGTGGTACTATCGTCCCATTGCACAGATGAGGTAAGTGTGGCACAGGGAAGCTGAGATGCAGAACCAAGGTCTGAACCTTAACTGTCCTGCTTCTTGCTGAGCGCCGCAGAGTGGGGGCCCCCTGTTGGAGGGTCTCTTCTTGCCGCTGCGTCCTTTCCACCAGGTATGGAGGCGTCACGGAGAAAACAGGTTCAAGAACCCAGAGGCCCAGGAGGCTGGGCAGGGACAGGCCAGCAGACACAGCCCCCTGCGGCCTGGATCTCCCACACTCTGAGCCCTCAGGCCCACCGGGGCCTGACTCCCAGCCCTCCCGTTCCCCAGAGCCTGGCATCTGGGGAGGGAGGACCGCCATAGGCCACCTGGGAGTACCGTTTACTAGGCCACGTGCAGTGGACAGAGCAGGCCTGGGTGCGCCTGGGTCCCTctttgggaggtggggggtgcCAAGGGGGTGACAGGCAGTGAGGTAGGTGAGTCGCGGGGCTCagggcctctgagaggtgagtgtCCACTGCAGCCCGTCCCCGGGCTCCAGGGAGAGTGGCCTCCGGCCCCAGGGAGGACAAGTCCCAAGTGGGGGTGACCGGGCCAGGGGCCGTTTTCCTGGAAGAGGCAGTCAGCCAGGGCTTCAGCTCACGAGCCTTTGGGGGCACTGGGGGCGGTTGGGCTGGCAGTTCTGGGCCCCCCGGCGCCTCCCTGGCCTAGACCGGGGCGAGCACCACCATCACTGCCCGCTTCTCCCTTCCTGGGGGCGTCGGGGGCCCGGGcaccgccccgcccccagcccgggCTCGGCAGTCCTGTTCAGCTGGGGAGGAGCGGCTGGCGCTCGGGCGAGGGGGCGGCATGCCGGTACAGGAAGAACTGCACGGAGATCGGCGTCAACGTCAAGGCCCAACACGCGGAGACAGGCTGGCCCCGCCCCGGGGGGCCTGTTCAGAGCTGCTCccctctgccctctctccctgccccgCATGCTGCCGGCTGGGAAGGGTCAGCCGTGGCCTCCCAGCCCCTGTTTGTCCCCATCACCAAACCCCATTCATCTGCCAAGTCCAGTGCTGGGGTCCTCCTACCCCAGGCAGCCTCCTTTGACCCCAGCCCCAACATCtggccttcctcccctcctccaacACCCTAGGGGGTCCCCCAAGTGGCGGTGGCAGCAGGCAGGGATCCGGGGACACTAGAGCTTAGCTTTTCTTCATCTCTCTTTGCACCCACCCCGAATGCCACAGACATTGAAACAAGGGCCACGTTTACTTCCTCCCGAAGGAGATCAAAGTAACACCCTGCCTGGCCCCCCGCCTGCAAACCCTCACCGAGCATGCGCGGTGTGCGAGGTCCACTGCCGAGCACTTCCAGAGGCCTCAGCTCATGTGACTGCCCCGCGACCTGATGAGACATCGAGATGGGGACATGCAGAGTGCTCCGCGTCACACAGGACACAGGGGAGCCAGGACTGGAACTCAAGTTTTTCTGGCTCTAATTCTCCTGTGTCTCCAAAGGTGCAGCTTTCCTTTCTGTGGCCTGGGTGGGCTGATTCATGCCCTgttccccagggcctttgcataaACTGCTGCCGGAAACATGCCTCCCTTGCCTTTGCCTCCCTAACTTCTTCTCTTTCAGGGCACAGTTCAAATGGCACTCGTGGAGGCCTCTGCTGAGCTTCTAAACCAGGACAGCCCCCTGGTCACACACACTTAGTTTTCCTCCGTGGTACTCGGCACCGCAATGAATTACTTATGATTACATGTGTCCTGTCGGCCTCCCCACTGAGCTGTAAGCTCCCCGAGGCAAGGGCCATCTGTTCTTGCTCGTGACTGGATCTGGTACCTACAGGGGTGCCCAGCACATGGGAGGTTTGACTCTTGAATGGGTGGACAGATGCATGGATGgatagaaggatggatggatgcacagatggatggatggatggatgggatgtggatggatagaaggatggatggatggatggatagaagaacaggtggatgatggatgaatgcatggatggatggatggatggatgcacagatggatgaatggatggatatatGGGATATGTGGATGGATAGAAGGATcaatggatagatggatgcatggatggatggaaggacggctggatgatggatagatggatgcaCGGATGCTGACACCGTGTGCAGGGGAGGGTGCCGCAGCCCCAGCAGCCCCACCCACCCTCACAGCCTGAAGGATACGATGGTGTCGAGCAGCAGGACGCCCAGGCTGCCCACGAGCCAGGGCAGGTGGTGCAGCACGTAGCTGCCCTCGCTCTGGCCCTCCTCCGGGTTTTTAAGCAGCACGCTCAGTCCATACAGCGTGTTCCCCAGCATCACCAAGGCGAACAGCGAGTACGAGATCCCCTGGGTCGACTTCCGCAGGAACTGGAGGCGGGAGAGGAGAGGGTCAGAGACCTCCAACAGTGTTCCTGTCTCTCTGGACCACAACTGTGCATGTGCCCGTCTGCCCTGTTACACTAAGCCGACTGCACAGGGTGTGACCAGCGCCCGACACAGGCCTGGGGCCCAGACtgtcccttccagggcctgatTCCTCATCCCCGTTCCAACATCCTCGCCCAGGTAGGCAAGAGACTGGGGCTGCGCCACCCTGCCGGCCCCAAGCTGCCCCATGCCAGCTCAGCTCAGCAAGCCCCCGCGGCCCTGGCTCCTCGTCTCCTCTTCTGCCCTCAACCTCTCACTCCCACCTGACCCCCTACCTCCCCGGGGCACACAGGGGTCCTATACCCCGGACAGCAGGCCGGCATCTCATGTCCGTTTCCAGAGGCAGATACTGAGGCTTGGAGAACCGGATTCAGTTACCCAAGCCAACAGTGAGGGTGGACCAGACCTACTCCACGAAGACCCCGCACCCCCGTGCTCGTCCTTCACCCAGGGGACCAAGCTGCCAGCCGGCCCTGCCCACGGCCCTGCCACCCTGCCCGCGGCTCACGTTGGTGCGGATCTGAGGCAGCCGGGAGAACAGGTACAGTGCGCTGGACACGGAGCCGATGACAAAGCCAATGATCTCCTTTCTCGTGAAGGGCTGAGGGCGGGGGAGGCTGCTTGGTGCCCCGCAGAGGCCAAGGGTGAAGGGCGAGGGCCCCAAGCTCCCTTCTGGGGAGCGAAGCCCTCCGACCACATGGCCACGCGTggcccccccaaccccactccgCCCTCTCACGCCCGCGTCTCACCTTATTGCTCGGTTCCACAGACAAGAGTGTCCGCCCCTGGAAGACCTCCCTCGGGACAGCCACTGAGCCAGCGCTTCTCAGCAGCGGGGTGGTGCACGCCACGCCCAGGATGAACAAGAGCAGAGAGTTGATGGGGGCAGACCCTGGACGTGAGCAGGGGGACGCTGAGGTGAGGGGTCTGAGCGCGGGCAGACAGGCGGGGCTGAGTCCTGGCCTTACCCCTCAGTGGCTgtgagaccttgggcaagtgacctaacttctctgagctttcaTCCCTCATCTGCAGAATGGGTATGACGAGACTACCCTTCTCCTAGGGTTTGTAAGGTGACTCGGTGAGGGCgatgggggcaggaagagggtTACAGAGTATGGACATGCTCATGAAGCCCCGCCCCACGGGCCTGGGTCCTTTCCTGTAAAGCCGGGGATCTGACCCTGGGGAACACTTCAGGGCAGCGATGGGCTGTGGGCCGGGTGCAGAAGAGCAGCCGACGCTGCGCTCACTGAAGGAGGCTGTGCGCACGACGGGGACGCCCTTGTTCCTGCCCGGGCGTGCTCACTGCCCTCGGTTCATCAGGGGATCAGGCTGCGGCAGTCAGATAAGGCCAGGGGAAGCCTTCCTGGGGTTCGCTGTGGCACCAGCAACAGAACACtgcctcctcccagcctcccagGCCTCCCCCAGGCCCCCAACACCCGGGGCCCCCGTACTCACACGGAGAGGGGCGCTTCTTAAACTTGTAATAGAAGTACAGCGAGAGCATCAGCACGTCGGCCAGGACGTAGTACACGGCTGTGTAGGTCTGCAAGAGGGGGTGGGCCGGGGCACTGGCGGCGGTCCCAGGCTCGGGGGCCACACGCCAGCACCGGGCAGCTCGGCCTCACGCCGGCTGGGTGAGCCTGAGCTTCACCGCTCGGGACTTCCGTTTGCAGGTCCAGAACGGAGGGGGTCGCAATTCCTAACCTGGCAGAGCTAGACATCAGGTAGGGGAGGGCCTGGCAGGGGCCTGGCCGGGCAGAGGGAGGGAACACTGGTAGGGATGACCGGGCAGCACAAATGGGGCCTCAGTGAGGTGGAGGCTACAGTCCGGCCTGACCTGGAGGAGTTACTCACAGTCCCCCTTGGGAAGACAAGAGGTTCCTGATCTTGAGTCTCAGCTCCACCCAGTCACAGAAGGGTGATATCCAGGCTTCCCATGGGAAAAGCTTCCTCTTCCAGGGCCCCAGGCCCTGAAAGCTTCATCAGGATCTTAGCATCTCAGAGGTCAAAGACCCCAGCCATCCTCTGGTTTGATGTGCTCATTTtgtagatgggaaaactgaggcccaccaGAGGGCAGTGACCAGCCTGTTGTCATGCCAGGCAGCAGGCAGAGGGGGGCCCTCACTAGATGGAAGGATGCCTCTGCCATGGCTGTCCCTGGCAGCCCACCCTGCCGGGGGACCGGCCCACCTGCAGGGGCAGCTGATCAGCGAGGAAGGAGCCAATGAGATTGCAGGAGTCTCCGCCGATCCAGCCCAGGAGGAACCACAGGGACAGGGCCTGGTCCATGTTGCCCGTCTTGCAGGCCTTGATgtactggctgtgggggaggagggagacgtGGGTGGAGGAGGTAGACAAGGAGGAGGGGGtcgtgggggaggagggggtcatgggggaggaggggggagtcGGGGGGGAGGAAGGagtcagggaggaggagggagtcatgggggaggagggagctgggaaggagggagctggggaggaggagggagtcgggggggaggagggaatggggggaggagggaatgggggggaggaggagggagtcggggggaggagggagctggggaggaggagggagttgtgggggaggagggagtcgggggaggaggagggagtcgggggaggaggagggggtcgTGGGGGAAGAGGGGgttgtgggggaggagggagtcagggaggaggagggggtcatTGGGGAGGAGGGAGtcgtgggggaggagggggtcgTGGGGGAGGAGGGCTtcgtgggggaggagggggttgtgggggaggagggagtcagggaggaggagggggtcatTGGGGAGGAGGGAGtcgtgggggaggagggggttgtgggggaggagggggttgTGGGGGACGAGGGAGTCGGGTaggaggagggaggcgggggaggagggagacatgggtggaggaggggggcgaggagggagatggggtggggggaggagggagtcGCGGAGGAGGAGGGAGACGTGTGCTCAGAGCTGTGGCAGCGTGTGGGGgtaaatgtgggagaccagggctgGGGGTGCCGCACAGGGGTGATTGGGGACCGACCCCACCTTGGGTGGCATCCTCATGGGCCTGTCTTCGCCCTTCGGGGCTTCTCACCGGGGAATCCCTTCCAGCCCAGCTCTCTGGGACGTGCATCCTGCTACAGTCAAGGTGGGGTACAGATTCCCCCCACAGCAGGCTCTCACTGGGACCAGGGCTCAGAGGGTCCCGAAGCTTTGTGTCCCAGAGACCCGGGGTTCTCTCTTCTATGAAGAGGTCTGGGgtgtctggggtggggggtggcatgAAGGAAGGATGGCTGTGGCCGCTGCCCTATCTGCAGGGAGATGGATGATGAGATGGGCCAGGCCTCGCCTGTTATCACCAAGGGCAGCAGAGAAGGGGCGAGGCTGCGGCTCTGTCTCACCACAGATGCCAAGGGGTCAAGTCCGTCGCTGATGGGCCTCTCTGGGGGTGGAAAGTCCAGGAACCAGGATTCATACCCCAGATCCCGGGCTCCAGCCCTGCTCTGAGTCATTCCACAAGAGCCACCTGCCACTTACGTTTCTCTTTAGTCGTCGGCATGTATTTAAATTAGTAAATGGGACCACCTAAACAGGACCTCATCCCGGATCGCTGGAGACAGAAGGCAGGACAGCTGGGCCGGCCCTGGGCCTCCCCCGCGTCTCCTGCTGAGTgccccaccaggcacctctgcaAGTCCGTGCCCCGCAGTTCCAGCCGCCCCCTCAAggacctttcttttctttctctctcatttttatttattttcttggtcacagtgcatggcctgtgggatcttagttccctgaccaggggtcgaacccaggcttCCTGCGCTGGAAGATggatcttaaccaccagaccaccagggaagccctcgaggATCTTCTGAAACC of the Bubalus kerabau isolate K-KA32 ecotype Philippines breed swamp buffalo chromosome 3, PCC_UOA_SB_1v2, whole genome shotgun sequence genome contains:
- the SLC66A1 gene encoding lysosomal amino acid transporter 1 homolog isoform X1, translated to MVWVKLGSSNFSSCPNGSSQWIWDVLGECAQDGWDKASVGLGLLSILCFAASTFPQYIKACKTGNMDQALSLWFLLGWIGGDSCNLIGSFLADQLPLQTYTAVYYVLADVLMLSLYFYYKFKKRPSPWSAPINSLLLFILGVACTTPLLRSAGSVAVPREVFQGRTLLSVEPSNKPFTRKEIIGFVIGSVSSALYLFSRLPQIRTNFLRKSTQGISYSLFALVMLGNTLYGLSVLLKNPEEGQSEGSYVLHHLPWLVGSLGVLLLDTIVSFRL
- the SLC66A1 gene encoding lysosomal amino acid transporter 1 homolog isoform X2, which gives rise to MQALPGPGIEPVSPALSRLLPQHKAPSPRPSEAMVWVKLGSSNFSSCPNGSSQWIWDVLGECAQDGWDKASVGLGLLSILCFAASTFPQYIKACKTGNMDQALSLWFLLGWIGGDSCNLIGSFLADQLPLQTYTAVYYVLADVLMLSLYFYYKFKKRPSPWSAPINSLLLFILGVACTTPLLRSAGSVAVPREVFQGRTLLSVEPSNKPFTRKEIIGFVIGSVSSALYLFSRLPQIRTNFLRKSTQGISYSLFALVMLGNTLYGLSVLLKNPEEGQSEGSYVLHHLPWLVGSLGVLLLDTIISVQFFLYRHAAPSPERQPLLPS